From one Streptomyces sp. ICC1 genomic stretch:
- a CDS encoding Ig-like domain-containing protein: MSRTRRVFRVRSRHAVVAGTALLAAALTACGGGGAASGGDAKSEIKQKPEMAVSVNLTGDQVKAGEPVTVTIAEGKLASVKVTDAKGGELAGQISADGKTWKSERNASAGAEYKVEAQNTDSQSAATTFKTTAADKVNKVTINITKGSTVGVGMPVSIVFDNPVKNKAEVEKQLKVTSSNQTEGSWGWIKDYSGKDRVDWRPKEYWKSGTDVKVDMNLNGVDSGPGGGLFVKDYNTEFKIGKDRRMKVDLDTSKMSVTEGGQTVDTIPVSAGTPGGQKASWSGKMVLMLKEGTIRMNSETVGLGNAYDKDVDYSIRLTWSGMYVHAAPWNASNFGRSNTSSGCVGMSDANAKPFFAQSQVGDPFEVVGDGSKGNADIGNGYGEWNLSWEQWQAKSAQAGAPQSG; the protein is encoded by the coding sequence TTGAGCCGCACACGCCGGGTCTTTCGGGTACGCAGCCGCCACGCCGTGGTGGCGGGCACCGCACTGCTGGCCGCCGCGCTGACCGCCTGCGGCGGCGGCGGCGCCGCCTCGGGCGGCGACGCCAAGTCGGAGATCAAGCAGAAGCCGGAGATGGCGGTCTCGGTGAACCTCACCGGTGACCAGGTCAAGGCCGGCGAGCCGGTGACCGTGACCATCGCGGAGGGCAAGCTCGCCTCGGTGAAGGTGACGGACGCCAAGGGCGGGGAGCTGGCCGGGCAGATATCCGCCGACGGCAAGACCTGGAAGTCGGAGCGCAACGCCTCGGCGGGCGCCGAGTACAAGGTCGAGGCGCAGAACACCGACAGCCAGAGCGCCGCGACGACGTTCAAGACCACGGCCGCCGACAAGGTGAACAAGGTCACGATCAACATCACCAAGGGCAGCACGGTCGGCGTGGGCATGCCGGTCTCGATCGTCTTCGACAACCCGGTGAAGAACAAGGCCGAGGTCGAGAAGCAGCTGAAGGTCACCAGCTCGAACCAGACCGAGGGCTCCTGGGGCTGGATCAAGGACTACTCGGGCAAGGACCGGGTGGACTGGCGGCCCAAGGAGTACTGGAAGTCCGGCACCGACGTGAAGGTCGACATGAACCTGAACGGTGTCGACTCCGGCCCCGGCGGCGGGCTGTTCGTGAAGGACTACAACACCGAGTTCAAGATCGGCAAGGACCGCCGGATGAAGGTGGACCTCGACACGAGCAAGATGTCGGTCACCGAGGGCGGGCAGACCGTCGACACCATCCCGGTCTCGGCCGGCACCCCGGGCGGCCAGAAGGCCTCCTGGAGCGGGAAGATGGTGCTGATGCTGAAGGAGGGCACGATCCGGATGAACTCCGAGACCGTGGGCCTCGGCAACGCCTACGACAAGGACGTCGACTACTCGATCCGGCTGACCTGGTCGGGCATGTACGTGCACGCGGCGCCGTGGAACGCCTCCAACTTCGGGCGCTCCAACACCAGCTCGGGCTGCGTGGGCATGAGCGACGCCAACGCCAAGCCCTTCTTCGCCCAGTCCCAGGTCGGCGACCCCTTCGAGGTCGTCGGCGACGGCTCGAAGGGCAATGCGGACATCGGCAACGGCTACGGCGAGTGGAACCTGTCGTGGGAGCAGTGGCAGGCCAAGAGCGCCCAGGCCGGAGCCCCGCAGAGCGGCTGA